From Fusarium oxysporum f. sp. lycopersici 4287 chromosome 10, whole genome shotgun sequence, the proteins below share one genomic window:
- a CDS encoding actin-like protein 2: MSNPPPIVLDGGTGFLKVGYAAQNFPEHQYPSIVGRPILRSEEQTDSDVVIKDIMCGDEAAAARTMLQISYPMENGIVKKWDDMEHLWDYTFYEKLKVDPTGQKILLTEPPMNPLKNREKMCEVMFDRYNFGGVYVAIQAVLALYAQGLSSGVVVDSGDGVTHIVPVYESVVLNHLTKRLDVAGRDVTRNLIKLLLRRGYALNRTADFETVRQIKEKLCYVSYDLELDKRLSEDTTVLVEDYTLPDGRVIRVGSERFEAPECLFQPHLVDSESPGLGEFLFNTIQSADVDIRSSLFKAIVLSGGSSMYPGLPSRLEKELKQLWLTRALQGNPERLSKFKVRIEDPPRRRHMVFLGGAVLANIMADKESMWVTKAEWEEEGTRVLEKLGPR, from the exons ATGTCTAACCCTCCACCCATTG TCCTCGACGGAGGCACCGGTTTCCTCAAGGTCGGATATGCCGCGCAGAACTTCCCCGAGCATCAATACCCCTCCATCGTAGGCCGACCGATCCTTCGTTCCGAGGAGCAGACCGATAGCGATGTTGtcatcaaggatatcatGTGCGGTGACGAAGCTGCCGCTGCGAGAACAATGCTCCAGATCAGCTACCCCATGGAGAACGGCATCGTTAAGAAGTGGGACGATATGGAACATCTTTGGGATTATACCTTCtacgagaagctcaaggtcGATCCTACGGGCCAGAAGATCCTCTTGACGGAGCCTCCTATGAACCCTCTTAAGAACCGAGAGAAGATGTGCGAGGTTATGTTTGACAGATATAATTTTGGCGGTGTCTACGTCGCCATCCAGGCCGTTCTGGCTCTATACGCTCAAG GTCTTAGCTCCGGTGTCGTAGTCGACTCTGGCGATGGTGTCACACACATTGTGCCCGTCTACGAATCCGTGGTCCTCAACCACCTCACGAAGCGATTAGACGTTGCTGGCCGAGACGTCACGCGcaacctcatcaagctgctgctgcgtcGCGGCTACGCTCTCAACCGAACCGCCGATTTCGAAACCGTCCGccagatcaaggagaagctaTGCTACGTGTCATACGACCTGGAGCTCGACAAGCGCCTGAGCGAGGACACCACTGTGCTTGTTGAGGATTACACCCTGCCGGACGGACGTGTGATCCGCGTTGGTAGCGAGCGTTTCGAAGCGCCCGAGTGTCTCTTCCAGCCTCACCTCGTCGATAGCGAATCACCCGGTCTGGGCGAattcctcttcaacaccatccaATCAGCCGACGTTGATATTCGCTCGTCTCTGTTCAAGGCTATTGTTCTGTCTGGTGGTAGCAGCATGTATCCTGGTCTTCCGTCGCGATTGgagaaggagctcaagcagcTGTGGCTCACACGAGCGCTGCAGGGCAACCCTGAGCGTTTGAGCAAGTTCAAGGTGCGGATAGAAGATCCTCCGCGACGTCGACACATGGTGTTCCTTGGTGGAGCGGTGTTGGCCAACATTATGGCGGACAAGGAGAGTATGTGGGTTACCAAGGCGgagtgggaggaggagggtacTAGAGTGCTTGAGAAATTGGGACCGCGATAA
- a CDS encoding hypothetical protein (At least one base has a quality score < 10) — protein MSELRFLRRNLRILVLNPNSSTIMTDGMANAIRQMSLPDSVEIYTYTAPPHSAPDSINDQEGIDRSTQAVLDDPKIEEELESDKYDGVLVACFSVHCLVSKLTRYRHLAVTGIFEASILTSLSLMAAPDNSGKWGIVTTGKWWEDHLSHGVKNFLGQEKDGVNSKFAGVFSSGLTAGDFHTVPPEKVKEKLKEATRKLLNEGQVSVVLMGCGGMAGLEEIIRSTAIEEYGKADGNLVYIIDGVKAGVMQLEQMIRSKRIFR, from the exons ATGTCCGAGCTCCGTTTCCTCCGGCGGAATCTCCGCATCCTCGTCCTAAACCCAAACTCTTCCACTATCATGACAGACGGCATGGCCAACGCCATCCGCCAAATGTCACTCCCAGAC TCAGTTGAGATATATACCTACACAGCCCCTCCCCACTCCGCCCCAGACAGCATCAACGACCAAGAGGGCATCGACCGCAGCACGCAAGCCGTTCTCGATGACCCcaagattgaggaggagctcgagTCTGATAAGTACGACGGAGTTCTCGTTGCGTGCTTCAGCGTTCATTGCTTGGTGTCAAAGTTGACTAGGTATCGACATCTTGCAGTGACGGGGATTTTTGAAGCGAGTATTCTCACGTCTCTTTCGCTGATGGCTGCGCCGGATAATTCAGGAAAATGGGGAATCGTCACTACTGGAAAGTGGTGGGAGGACCATTTGTCGCATGGTGTCAAGAACTTTCTTGGGCAGGAGAAGGACGGTGTGAATAGCAAGTTTGCTGGTGTTTTCTCGTCTGGGCTTACGGCGGGTGACTTTCACACTGTTCCTCCGGAGAAGGTAaaggagaagctcaaggaggcGACACGGAAGTTGCTCAATGAGGGACAAGTGTCGGTTGTGCTCATGGGATGCGGTGGTATGGCTGGTTTGGAGGAAATCATCCGATCAACGGCTATCGAGGAGTACGGCAAGGCTGATGGTAACCTTGTCTACATCATCGATGGAGTAAAGGCGGGCGTCATGCAGTTGGAGCAGATGATCCGCAGCAAGCGAATCTTTCGGTAA
- a CDS encoding CMGC/CDK/CDK8 protein kinase, which yields MSVTNPPTGASGPGSVGLGAVRGSLKRSVQASFEEPHDRSTGYQPKVRITDRYRIIGFISSGTYGRVYKAVGRNGKPVGEFAIKKFKPDKEGEQISYTGISQSAIREMSLCSELHHINVIRLCEIMLEDKCIFMVFEYAEHDLLQIIHHHTQQPRHPIPPATIKSIMFQLLNGCQYLHINWVLHRDLKPANIMVTSSGEVKIGDLGLARRFDKPLHSLFSGDKVVVTIWYRAPELILGSYHYTPAIDMWAVGCIFAELLSLRPIFKGEEAKMDSKKTVPFQRNQMQKIIEIMGVPTKDKWPLLPTMPEYNQLNTLANSMASSHHGHHSHHHPHHHHGHYGSRNPPPPPPGGSNLEKWYYSTINHTSAPGGTPPLASLGSEGYKLLAGLLEYDPSKRLTAAQALQSPFFSTGDRVSANCFEGCKNEYPCRRVSQDDNDIRTSSLPGTKRSGLPDDSLIRPAKRQKE from the exons ATGAGTGTAACGAATCCGCCGACGGGGGCTTCGGGCCCGGGATCCGTTGGCTTGGGTGCCGTCAGGGGGAGTTTGAAGAGGAGTGTTCAGGCGTCTTTTGAGG AACCTCACGATCGCTCAACCGGGTATCAGCCCAAAGTTCGAATTACAGATCGTTACCGCATCATTGGCTTCATCAGCTCGGGTACCTATGGACGGGTTTACAAGGCTGTTGGCCGGAATGGCAAGCCTGTCGGTGAATTCGCTATCAAGAAGTTTAAGCCCGACAAGGAAGGTGAACAGATTAGCTACACGGGCATCTCTCAGAGTGCGATTCGTGAGATGAGCCTTTGCAGCGAACTTCACCACATCAACGTCATTCGTCTTTGCGAAATTATGCTTGAGGACAAGTGTATCTTTATGGTGTTTGAGTATGCCGAGCACGATCTATTACAAATCATCCATCACCACACACAACAGCCACGACATCCGATTCCCCCGGCAACCATCAAAAGTATCATGTTCCAGCTCCTTAACGGATGTCAGTACTTACACATAAACTGGGTTCTTCACCGTGATCTCAAACCTGCCAACATCATGGTCACTTCCTCAGGCGAAGTAAAGATCGGAGACTTGGGTCTAGCACGTCGTTTTGACAAACCTTTACACTCCCTCTTTAGCGGCGATAAAGTTGTCGTTACTATCTGGTATCGTGCTCCCGAACTCATTCTAGGTTCATATCACTACACGCCTGCCATCGATATGTGGGCTGTTGGGTGTATTTTTGCCGAACTTCTTTCCTTGAGGCCGATATTCAAGGGAGAGGAAGCCAAGATGGATAGCAAGAAGACGGTTCCCTTTCAACGCAACCAGATGCAAAAGATTATCGAGATCATGGGTGTGCCAACAAAGGATAAATGGCCCCTTCTGCCGACCATGCCCGAATACAATCAACTCAACACTCTCGCCAACTCCATGGCATCATCTCACCACGGTCACCacagccatcatcatcctcatcaccatcacgGCCACTACGGCTCCCGCAACCCACCACCCCCTCCCCCAGGCGGCTCGAACCTCGAGAAGTGGTATTACAGCACTATCAACCACACCAGCGCCCCCGGCGGTACACCACCACTAGCCTCTCTCGGCTCAGAAGGCTACAAACTCCTTGCTGGTCTTCTAGAATACGACCCCTCAAAGCGTCTCACAGCCGCCcaagctcttcaatctcccttcttctcaaccgGCGACCGTGTGAGTGCGAATTGTTTCGAGGGCTGCAAGAACGAGTATCCATGTCGACGAGTGAGTCAAGATGATAACGATATACGGACGAGTAGCCTTCCGGGTACGAAGCGGAGTGGATTACCGGACGACTCGTTGATAAGGCCTGCCAAGAGGCAGAAGGAGTAG
- a CDS encoding hypothetical protein (At least one base has a quality score < 10) — protein MADPLSLAASIAGLISLADLVFKTTYKFVRAAKDAKDEIQSLVDEINNLASVLRRLEALTSDLEDEGQSFDPTLRNHYLNHCFKTFNKIELRVKKASESFKNSKFDGIVRQLKWPFSSSETKVLLAELSRHKETISVALLADSMRKIQLSLSKSDDIDKKITALGEVARKIEINTMIAINDRKKRILDHFMKANPQLALQTSIRLRHSMTGLWLTESPTFIRWLETPGSKLWLTGIPGAGKTVLAGSVIQEALSRSYASRRIGVAFFFCDYKESKTWDIVNILGALASQLARQNNESYNVLDAYYESLYPPKGLPQTADVDELRAQISQMCETFDQTIIVVDGLDECDDLTDEVVDSLIQVAAYSERLSMALFSRDHYNIRARLEEEFEPIQIAAHTEDVELYVNAEVDKRIRTRQLQLTSAHMKEEIRSALVGKADGMFRWVVCQLDYLCNCAHDQERREALGKLPPDLPESYRRLLERVNNCSVGVQNMVQMCLHFMAVADPKLTIVELRQAVSTPAIGATLDESNIVPEYEILKRCSSLIRKSTNGKYFEFAHFSVREFLEDEKAISQTSGIEKYWIARSMTKFLLARQCLRFLQMENFDKMPDEPNKQVAATRQRDNSYPFYRHAAILWIKLTKDGLGDPEIFELAKSLFQPSKRAYFMCWAVEVFKNVMYATGIGTRYEQRNGTEKHAWRIVMVPSFKPLHMAAALNLPEICNFLIRNGSDVNDKLDSATPLDLALMSVLAVPGLPKMSGEKDQRHDLMRTPRDEFLPSSRRRNMTVDCLMHAGARSSDHLIPPNTLSVFSIACLFASIFHDLYPVFRCLCAYTIPSVPEVKVLQEWLVATETSNHVAEVSTRMLLKFLSSTGAYNTDWGAEMGLIVWNWAQECDFSLTRDLNLVGSCALMSDDNLVSQIVSAVCSDNIELLKYCVEDRRLKNQVRYSGPVNGLLHLAVKHNAFNVFKALVNAGFDPYTYNDKGDLPIHLCERQGSLRSFKVFKDLGISLISQDRDGYNNLHYWAQDRPLNYEFVNGIFDLDAEEAIKGLQTRTFRGDTPLTMVFKSAGESPRSEHRDLDLNRLCLQVLGFLQRYHREKGSETSLVTGTSVSCLRKAFSEFDSMIGTNPTPLHKPNAWISLSQVQLLTKLYPEALNSRLNGRLPLETYIRSTLDNRKDPEHNIIMSLFPDNLRDSDLSEKQSLWHFACYLPDNDRYSKARYMNTIDFGTMMEIMFQRGAMRVYEEQFKESGLKPLLSNHQAPLMSVIRDAILQTKYWDGMQDSDSISLLFQDVINRVNLDMIRLLVKYGANPHHRVNGQTPFEIAFRARVAIDLCSTEEGAEVLHNLLECCSIEEILKDSSETSNNSPLHTLATSEDATNIIWLMEALVQRGFDVNNVGSGFLATTPLIYHLQQSSFQFAEELLELGADPSRDAVLACIVSDNLSFLQKILNQKTNPSAIFGWSDPVTFNIQHLDQTAVVKNGNAFHLASACNSVACLEFILEHASEMDKASMSDEGLTPVHIAAYEGYVDAMKLFLKKGFSAMTESRYGFTPMHMAVLGGSLPTVQCLLEHGASQTLDANGRTPRRISLELGFDGIYEFLGGDTRGGSKELSSFQELAESVEPIERLAISFERAMEEEDYESMKLLIYQGCPVDVPLPSRQGLSALLVALEEENLVMGEWLLQEGASALQADFEGEVLENVIDIAAGRSSLNPLLPELFLKYLLEGGDLKFGFELPLHEAIDKGNTKGLEILLEVAEEYPHYIRFSHMFKDVLSCLLLRDFSCENSWQTWIHSASTTALHSAAWNGNKKAISLLLNRGADIDAADSNGWTPLMYSKDADTAQHLVSLGASMAAVCRFGSLASLINWFGDSLFDEAHPVSLSRLPREFLTVSDPPRFSTNCEEVSLTPEALDKLLKLKFDLLGEDEAGRSMMHYILGEEDLVDWMLGSDQDLSGTTPFPWHLEWCGFSDLAFLTSSFERLQKKVPADLFRKILNLEPSRGWSPLCHAAALNRVDIVANCLEMGADIDFEGSCFGSAVMNASACGSLDTVKLLVRNGASVTYMSKKGFISCFLVAGTEAVREWLIGGRFRDQVRVASESDSGCPQEEVPWGGYVEARVLLYGGRARWPEESTLDYAKRLSKMKKRWQGQVLRLYVEEASSSSGTDSDTGSEGDAGSNLEVEFKSEYDLRSRSIRSQLRYAPYLVSDNGSGSESEL, from the exons ATGGCCGATCCCCTCTCTCTTGCTGCTAGCATCGCCGGTTTGATCTCACTTGCTGATCTTGTCTTCAAAACCACATACAAATTCGTCAGAGCCGCCAAAGATGCAAAGGATGAGATCCAGAGCCTTGTCGACGAGATTAATAATCTCGCAAGCGTGTTGCGACGCCTCGAGGCTTTGACATCAGATCTGGAGGATGAAGGACAATCCTTCGACCCTACATTGAGGAACCACTATCTTAATCACTGCTTCAAGACCTTCAACAAGATTGAATTAAGAGTCAAGAAAGCCTCAGAAAGCTTCAAGAATTCCAAGTTTGACGGCATCGTTCGACAGCTCAAATGgcccttctcatcatcggaaACGAAAGTGCTTCTGGCCGAGCTGTCTCGACATAAGGAAACCATTAGTGTTGCCTTACTTGCCGACTCAATGCGGAAGATACAACTGTCGCTTTCAAAATCCGATGATATAGACAAGAAGATTACGGCGTTAGGAGAGGTGGCCAGAAAGATCGAGATCAACACCATGATAGCCATCAATGACCGAAAAAAGCGCATTCTTGATCATTTCATGAAAGCGAATCCACAACTCGCACTGCAAACAAGTATCAGGCTTCGTCATTCAATGACAGGACTTTGGCTGACTGAGTCGCCAACTTTTATTCGTTGGCTTGAAACACCAGGCTCCAAGCTCTGGCTGACGGGCATACCTGGAGCAGGGAAAACAGTACTCGCTGGCTCCGTCATTCAAGAGGCTCTTTCTCGCAGTTACGCTTCTCGCAGGATAGGAGTGGCATTTTTCTTTTGTGATTACAAGGAATCCAAAACGTGGGACATAGTGAATATCCTTGGTGCACTGGCTTCTCAACTTGCACGTCAAAACAATGAATCATATAACGTCCTAGACGCGTATTACGAAAGTCTCTACCCACCAAAAGGACTCCCACAGACTGCAGATGTAGACGAActacgagctcagatcagCCAAATGTGTGAGACTTTCGATCAAACCATTATTGTGGTCGATGGTCTCGATGAGTGCGATGATTTGACTGATGAAGTGGTGGACAGCTTGATCCAGGTAGCCGCCTATTCTGAGAGACTCTCAATGGCCCTTTTCAGCCGGGATCACTACAACATTCGGGCACGGCTCGAAGAAGAATTCGAACCTATTCAAATAGCAGCACATACTGAGGATGTTGAACTCTACGTCAATGCCGAAGTTGATAAGAGGATTCGCACACGACAACTGCAGCTGACCAGTGCGCATATGAAAGAGGAGATCCGGAGCGCTTTGGTGGGAAAGGCTGATGGGAT GTTCAGATGGGTAGTTTGCCAGCTTGACTACCTGTGCAACTGTGCTCATGACCAGGAGCGCCGCGAGGCTTTGGGCAAGCTTCCGCCTGATCTTCCTGAGAGCTATCGTCGCCTTCTTGAGCGAGTTAACAACTGCTCTGTTGGTGTACAAAACATGGTCCAGATGTGTCTTCACTTCATGGCTGTGGCAGATCCAAAGTTGACAATAGTTGAGCTTCGACAAGCAGTCTCAACACCAGCGATAGGTGCAACTCTAGACGAGAGCAATATTGTACCGGAATACGAAATACTAAAGAGGTGCAGCAGCCTCATCCGGAAATCTACAAATGGGAAGTACTTCGAGTTTGCCCACTTCTCTGTCCGCGAATTCCTGGAAGACGAGAAGGCAATTTCTCAAACGAGTGGCATAGAAAAGTACTGGATTGCCCGATCCATGACAAAATTCCTGCTTGCTAGACAGTGTCTAAGGTTTCTTCAGATGGAGAACTTTGATAAGATGCCTGATGAACCGAACAAGCAAGTTGCAGCCACTCGCCAAAGGGACAACAGCTACCCCTTCTACAGACATGCCGCTATCTTATGGATCAAGCTCACAAAAGATGGACTCGGTGACCCCGAAATTTTCGAGTTAGCAAAGTCTCTGTTCCAGCCTTCCAAGCGAGCATATTTTATGTGCTGGGCTGTTGAGGTCTTCAAGAATGTTATGTATGCCACTGGCATCGGGACGAGATATGAACAACGGAATGGGACTGAAAAACATGCTTGGAGGATAGTGATGGTCCCTTCGTTTAAGCCATTGCACATGGCTGCTGCTTTGAATCTTCCAGAGATATGCAACTTTTTGATCAGAAATGGTTCGGATGTAAACGATAAGCTGGATTCCGCAACCCCTCTAGACCTCGCATTAATGTCTGTTTTGGCAGTTCCTGGACTGCCAAAAATGAGTGGGGAGAAGGACCAACGTCACGATCTTATGAGGACCCCGAGAGATGAATTCTTACCTTCATCTCGTCGAAGAAACATGACGGTTGACTGCTTGATGCATGCTGGAGCGCGTTCTTCAGACCATTTGATCCCACCAAATACGCTTTCCGTTTTCTCTATCGCCTGCTTGTTTGCATCAATATTTCATGACCTTTACCCCGTTTTTCGGTGCTTGTGCGCTTACACCATCCCCTCAGTGCCTGAGGTCAAGGTGCTTCAAGAATGGCTCGTGGCTACTGAAACTTCAAATCATGTGGCAGAAGTATCGACGCGCATGCTCTTGAAATTCCTTAGTTCAACTGGAGCATACAATACCGACTGGGGTGCTGAGATGGGCCTGATTGTGTGGAATTGGGCCCAAGAATGTGACTTCTCCCTAACAAGAGATTTGAATTTAGTCGGTTCTTGCGCCTTGATGTCGGACGATAATTTGGTTTCCCAAATTGTTTCAGCTGTTTGCAGCGACAATATTGAGCTGCTCAAGTATTGTGTCGAAGATAGGAGACTGAAAAACCAAGTTCGATATTCCGGTCCGGTTAACGGCCTTTTACACCTGGCAGTCAAGCACAACGCCTTTAACGTCTTCAAAGCTTTGGTCAACGCAGGGTTCGATCCCTATACCTACAACGACAAAGGCGACCTACCAATTCACTTGTGTGAGCGTCAAGGCAGCTTGCGATCCTTTAAGGTCTTTAAAGATCTTGGAATATCTCTGATCAGTCAAGACCGAGATGGCTACAACAACTTACATTACTGGGCTCAAGACCGTCCCTTGAATTATGAGTTTGTCAATGGGATATTTGATCTAGATGCAGAAGAGGCGATAAAAGGGCTTCAGACAAGAACATTCCGTGGTGATACGCCATTGACTATGGTCTTCAAAAGTGCTGGAGAGAGCCCAAGAAGTGAACACCGGGACCTTGACTTGAATAGACTCTGCCTTCAGGTTCTGGGATTCTTACAGAGATACCACCGAGAAAAAGGGAGTGAGACGAGCCTAGTGACCGGAACGAGCGTCAGCTGCCTGAGGAAGGCCTTTTCCGAGTTCGACAGCATGATAGGGACCAATCCCACACCATTGCACAAACCGAATGCCTGGATCTCTCTGAGTCAAGTCCAATTACTTACCAAGCTTTATCCAGAGGCGCTTAATTCCAGACTTAATGGCAGATTACCGCTTGAGACGTATATCAGGTCTACACTCGACAATCGCAAGGATCCGGAACACAATATTATCATGAGCCTTTTCCCTGACAATCTAAGAGACTCTGATTTGAGCGAGAAGCAGAGCTTGTGGCACTTTGCCTGTTATCTACCAGACAACGACCGGTATAGCAAGGCACGATACATGAACACGATTGACTTTGGAACGATGATGGAAATCATGTTTCAACGTGGGGCGATGCGTGTCTATGAGGAACAATTCAAAGAAAGTGGATTGAAACCACTTCTTTCCAATCATCAAGCCCCACTGATGTCTGTCATTCGTGATGCCATCCTACAAACCAAGTATTGGGATGGTATGCAAGACTCTGACTCGATATCTCTCTTGTTCCAAGATGTGATAAATCGTGTCAACCTCGACATGATACGGCTCCTCGTCAAGTATGGAGCTAACCCCCATCACCGTGTGAATGGCCAAACACCATTTGAAATCGCATTTCGTGCTCGCGTGGCGATCGATCTCTGTAGCACTGAGGAGGGAGCTGAGGTTCTCCATAATCTATTGGAGTGTTGCAGCATTGAGGAGATATTGAAGGATTCTTCTGAAACAAGCAACAACTCACCTCTCCATACGCTTGCCACATCGGAGGACGCAACCAACATCATTTGGTTGATGGAAGCGCTTGTGCAACGTGGATTCGATGTAAACAATGTCGGGTCAGGTTTTCTTGCAACAACTCCTCTCATCTATCACCTCCAACAGTCTTCTTTCCAGTTTGCAGAGGAATTACTAGAATTGGGAGCGGACCCTTCTAGGGATGCGGTTCTCGCTTGTATCGTCAGTGACAATCTATCGTTTCTACAGAAGATCTTAAATCAGAAAACAAACCCGTCGGCAATATTCGGATGGTCTGATCCAGTGACCTTCAATATCCAGCATCTTGACCAAACAGCAGTGGTAAAAAACGGGAACGCATTCCATTTGGCATCGGCCTGCAATAGTGTTGCATGCCTGGAGTTTATTCTGGAGCACGCTTCAGAAATGGACAAAGCTTCGATGTCAGATGAAGGGCTAACACCAGTACATATCGCTGCATATGAAGGTTATGTCGATGCCATGAAGCTTTTTCTTAAAAAAGGGTTCAGCGCGATGACAGAAAGTCGATATGGCTTCACTCCAATGCACATGGCTGTATTGGGCGGGAGTTTGCCTACGGTCCAATGCTTACTTGAACATGGTGCCTCTCAAACTCTAGATGCAAACGGCAGGACCCCAAGGCGAATTTCCTTAGAGCTTGGATTCGACGGTATCTACGAGTTCCTGGGAGGGGATACTCGAGGTGGCTCTAAAGAATTGTCATCTTTTCAAGAACTCGCCGAATCAGTTGAACCAATAGAGCGCTTGGCAATCTCGTTCGAAAGagccatggaagaagaggactATGAGAGCATGAAACTCTTGATTTATCAAGGGTGCCCTGTCGATGTCCCACTCCCATCAAGGCAAGGATTGTCCGCACTTCTAGTAGctttggaggaagagaatCTTGTCATGGGGGAGTGGCTGTTGCAAGAAGGAGCCAGTGCTTTGCAAGCGGATTTTGAGGGCGAAGTCTTGGAGAACGTGATCGACATAGCTGCCGGCCGATCAAGCCTCAATCCTTTGTTGCCAGAACTGTTTCTGAAGTATCTCTTGGAAGGTGGCGATTTGAAATTTGGGTTTGAGCTCCCATTGCATGAAGCAATCGACAAAGGGAACACCAAGGGTCTCGAGATATTACTTGAGGTAGCAGAAGAGTACCCACACTATATCAG GTTCTCACACATGTTCAAGGACGTACTTAGCtgtttgttgttgagggATTTCTCCTGCGAAAACAGCTGGCAAACCTGGATACATAGCGCAAGCACGACAGCACTACATAGCGCTGCGTGGAATGGGAACAAAAAGGCAATCTCGCTCCTGTTGAATAGGGGAGCTGATATTGATGCGGCCGATTCGAATGGATGGACGCCTCTTATGTATTCGAAAGATGCTGACACAGCGCAGCATTTGGTCTCGCTTGGGGCATCGATGGCTGCAGTTTGCAGGTTCGGATCACTTGCGTCATTGATCAACTGGTTCGGTGATAGTCTGTTTGATGAAGCGCACCCTGTCAGCTTGTCACGTTTACCGAGGGAGTTCTTGACTGTGTCAGATCCACCACGATTCTCGACAAATTGTGAGGAAGTGTCACTCACCCCCGAAGCTTTGGACAAACTACTCAAGTTGAAGTTCGATCTGCTGGGCGAGGATGAGGCGGGTCGGAGTATGATGCATTATATCTTGGGCGAAGAAGATTTAGTTGATTGGATGTTGGGCTCTGATCAAGATCTAAGCGGAACGACCCCTTTTCCGTGGCACTTGGAGTGGTGTGGATTTTCTGATCTTGCTTTTCTAACCTCTTCATTCGAGAGGCTTCAAAAGAAAGTGCCGGCTGACCTGTTCCGCAAAATCCTGAATCTTGAGCCATCACGTGGCTGGAGTCCTTTATGCCACGCGGCCGCTTTGAATCGCGTTGATATTGTCGCGAACTGTCTTGAGA
- a CDS encoding hypothetical protein (At least one base has a quality score < 10), with the protein MAGIRLRDVSGYLILLIAITTLGSLQFGFHLAELNAPQDVITCRKKSISALDKIKGLVYKPKDDDAVSGFMPHCIPMDEASFATISSIFMLGGLLGALASGPFSSKRGRLPAMRITGLLYLFGAAVETVAGSVFVMVLGRLFAGIGAGASTVVVPLYISEIAPPKERGLFGFMTQISINFGILVVQTMGFFLSYGTAWRWILATGVFIATAQTLGLFVVPESPSWLAAQGNAPKAKRTLQRIRGNGYDIHEETETWDSDDRDASEEDGLLQADSASESPSKNRTEHLGFFEVLRDPDTRPAIVAVVGIMFAQQLCGVNSIIMYSVSLLADLLPVSSSLLTILVSVVNLFTTIACAPLPDRLGRKTCLLASIIGQGTSALILAISIIFGIKILSAIAVVAFVGFFAVGLGPVPFLISSELVGQEAVGATQSWCLAANYAATFLVAQFFPIVNSALNDLLGGHGWVYFIFAGLAAGSAIFVFWNVPETKGKKDVDEVWGRTRRVD; encoded by the exons ATGGCCGGTATCAGACTCCGCGATGTCAGCGGGTATCTGATCTTGCTCATCGCCATCACGACCCTGGGGTCGTTGCAGTTCGGTTTTCACTTG GCTGAACTCAACGCACCCCAGGATGTTATTACATGCCGCAAGAAATCGATCTCCGCcctcgacaagatcaaaggGCTGGTCTACAAACCGAAAGACGATGATGCTGTTTCTGGCTTCATGCCCCATTGTATTCCCATGGACGAGGCTTCATTTGCGACGATATCTTCAATCTTCATGCTTGGTGGGCTGTTGGGAGCTTTGGCCTCTGGACCCTTCTCGTCAAAACGGGGACGCCTTCCTGCGATGCGCATCACGGGTCTCCTCTATTTGTTTGGAGCAGCTGTTGAGACCGTCGCAGGAAGCGTCTTCGTCATGGTTCTCGGTCGCTTGTTTGCTGGTATCGGAGCTGGAGCGTCGACTGTCGTTGTCCCTCTTTACATCAGCGAGATTGCACCACCCAAGGAACGTGGGCTGTTTGGCTTCATGACGCAGATCTCGATCAATTTTGGTATCCTGGTGGTTCAGACCATGGGATTCTTCCTGAGCTACGGCACTGCTTGGAGATGGATTCTTGCTACTGGAGTCTTCATCGCAACCGCGCAAACTCTGGGTCTCTTCGTTGTCCCAGAGAGTCCATCGTGGTTGGCAGCACAGGGAAATGCGCCCAAGGCCAAACGGACCCTCCAGAGAATTCGTGGCAACGGCTACGACATTCATGAGGAGACTGAGACCTGGGACTCAGATGACCGTGATGCTTCCGAGGAAGATGGCTTGCTTCAGGCGGATAGTGCCTCTGAATCACCATCAAAGAACCGGACCGAGCATCTTGGATTCTTCGAAGTACTGAGGGATCCTGACACCAGGCCTGCAATCGTCGCTGTCGTGGGCATTATGTTTGCCCAGCAGCTCTGTGGTGTCAACTCGATCATCATGTACTCCGTGTCTCTTCTTGCCGACTTGCTGCCagtttcttcatctctgcTCACTATTCTTGTTTCTGTTGTTAACTTGTTCACCACTATCGCATGCGCGCCTCTTCCAGATCGTCTCGGTCGCAAGACTTGCCTCCTTGCCTCGATTATCGGACAAGGAACAAGCGCGCTCATCCTGGCTATCTCGATCATCTTTGGAATCAAGATCCTCTCAGCTATTGCCGTCGTGGCGTTCGTCGGCTTCTTCGCGGTTGGTCTGGGCCCAGTACCATTCCTGATCTCCTCCGAGCTGGTCGGACAAGAGGCTGTTGGCGCAACGCAAAGCTGGTGTCTTGCAGCCAATTACGCAGCGACTTTCCTGGTCGCTCAATTCTTCCCAATCGTAAACTCAGCTCTTAACGATTTGCTGGGTGGCCACGGATGGGTCTACTTTATCTTTGCAGGTCTAGCCGCTGGATCTGCTATCTTTGTGTTCTGGAACGTGCCAGAAACGAAGGGTAAGAAGGACGTTGATGAGGTTTGGGGCAGGACAAGGCGCGTTGATTAG